In one Magallana gigas chromosome 9, xbMagGiga1.1, whole genome shotgun sequence genomic region, the following are encoded:
- the LOC117691445 gene encoding transient receptor potential cation channel subfamily V member 1-like, protein MEKRGKETKYKGQTLLHVAIVKGNIKAVEIILKTANEDKFSKKLLKTCAVCNKFKNTVLIGQLPFSVAALACRNKDFQIIKYLLTEVDVWKRNRDGDNVFHSLIKYADIYPEKMQHIRPTFEYIWSEVFQDYICESQRAFKNPVDSYFWKKMENSSGLTPLHLSAKLGVTYFIFAVWCILRLVRRCTAEKGFNIGLMWHNLDYIICLLFIAIGVLMESILIYLEIHWDYHLVLALIGGWYFLLYFTPFNKSLVSFTYMIKSGVFEDFLPFALVFLFLLTSFTAIMDMLYRGTGVEEFKTFGNSFLTMFNLGVGLNDIGILNKSRIPWLAYTLFVIYVILSFIHLFNALVAVMSQTFSGVHQDRNAYQKYYKLRMIELFEDIFLVKIGTEKLLFLNWAKHWIQEDKREGEENSITNNDNEKTKNDDDKEDSKKNKEHISKRGNKITQKSSGEEDERNDNDSNDSNEQNNGRFYSILQLLDDLDDYRDDIEEKKRNLTEYLRSRIRKKENTAGLKKYNKTNPEGDVTFIQLQSKSSQYPESH, encoded by the exons ATGGAAAagagaggaaaagaaacaaaatacaaaGGTCAAACACTTTTACATGTAGCTATAGTAAAAGGAAACATCAAGGCTGTCGAAATAATTCTTAAAACCGCAAATGAAGATAAATTCTCCAAAAAGCTGTTAAAAACATGTGCAGTGTGTAACAAGTTCaaaaatacagttttaattGGACAGCTGCCATTTAGTGTTGCTGCCCTAGCATGCAGAAACAAAGACtttcaaatcattaaatatCTTCTAACAGAGGTTGATGTATGGAAAAGAAACAGAGACGGTGACAATGTTTTTCACTCTTTGATCAAATATGCCGATATTTATCCGGAGAAAATGCAACACATCAGACCAACTTTTGAATATATTTGGTCCGAAGTCTTTCAAGATTACATCTGTGAATCTCAACGTGCATTCAAAAATCCAGTAGATAGTTATTTTTGGAAGAAAATGGAAAACAGTTCTGGATTGACTCCTCTACATTTATCTGCCAAACTTGGCGTTA CATACTTTATATTCGCTGTTTGGTGCATATTGAGGTTAGTTAGACGATGTACAGCTGAAAAAGGATTTAATATTGGATTAATGTGGCATAATCTTGACTATATTATTTGTTTGCTGTTCATTGCAATCGGAGTACTCATGGAATCCATTCTTATATATCTTGAAATACATTGGGACTATCATTTAGTTCTGGCACTGATAGGTGGTTGGTATTTCTTGCTTTATTTTACTCCTTTTAACAAAAGTCTCGTTTCTTTTACATACATGATTAAATCCGGggtttttgaagattttcttcCCTTTGCgttagtttttctttttttgttgacTTCCTTTACAGCAATTATGGATATGCTTTACCGTGGCACGGGTGTGGAAGAGTTTAAGACATTCGGAAACTCGTTTCTTACAATGTTTAACCTTGGAGTAGGTCTGAATGATATCGGTATATTAAACAAGTCTAGAATTCCTTGGCTTGCATATACATTGtttgttatatatgtaattctttctttcattcatttattcaatgCTTTAGTTGCAGTTATGTCCCAAACATTTTCTGGTGTACACCAAGATAGAAACGCTTATCAGAAATATTACAAACTAAGAATGATAGAATTGTTCGAAGATATATTTTTAGTTAAAATAGGAACAGAAAAACTTCTCTTTCTGAATTGGGCAAAACACTGGATACAAGAAGATAAGCGGGAAGGAGAAGAAAACAGTATCACAAATAACGACAATGAAAAGACAAAAAACGATGACGATAAGGAAGACAGTAAAAAGAATAAAGAACACATTTCTAAACGAGGCAATAAAATAACTCAAAAATCTAGCGGAGAAGAAGACGAAAGAAATGATAACGATAGTAACGATTCAAACGAACAAAACAATGGGCGATTCTATTCTATATTGCAGTTGTTAGATGACCTAGATGACTATAGAGATGACATTGAAGAGAAAAAGAGAAATCTAACAGAATACTTGCGAAGTCGAATAAGAAAGAAGGAAAATACAGCTGGTTTAAAGAAGTACAACAAAACCAATCCCGAGGGGGACGTAACATTTATTCAGCTTCAGAGCAAATCATCCCAGTATCCTGAAAGTCATTGA